In Capsicum annuum cultivar UCD-10X-F1 chromosome 11, UCD10Xv1.1, whole genome shotgun sequence, one genomic interval encodes:
- the LOC107847750 gene encoding protein FATTY ACID EXPORT 2, chloroplastic-like encodes MGEFLAISQSSIVLPHFRFQAWSQRQHFIAHSQPLRSLHSSPHPLTTPQTLYPELSTESKHFYCGFRASVVSDSTRPTTFSVDSAGPGIDILPDAGGGGDDSGGANGDGGGGGDNGGNEGGSDEGKDHNSKKKMALSMSQKLTLGYAFLVGAGGFMGYLKSGSTKSLIAGGVSASLLYAVYAMLPTQPVLASAIGFILSAGLLGVMGSRFLKSKKVFPAGVVSFVSFVMTGGYLHGILRSAH; translated from the coding sequence ATGGGAGAATTTTTGGCCATTTCTCAGTCCTCCATAGTTTTGCCTCACTTTCGATTCCAAGCTTGGAGTCAAAGACAGCATTTCATTGCTCATAGTCAGCCATTGAGGTCACTTCATTCATCTCCGCATCCCTTGACTACCCCTCAGACACTGTATCCAGAATTGTCCACTGAATCGAAGCATTTCTACTGCGGGTTCAGAGCCAGTGTTGTCTCTGACTCTACAAGGCCAACTACCTTTTCTGTTGATTCAGCTGGACCAGGAATCGATATTCTGCCAGATGCAGGTGGTGGTGGAGATGATTCTGGGGGTGCAAATGGCGACGGTGGCGGCGGGGGAGATAATGGTGGCAATGAGGGGGGGTCAGATGAAGGCAAGGATCAtaatagtaaaaagaaaatggcCCTCTCTATGTCCCAAAAATTAACATTAGGTTATGCTTTCTTGGTTGGTGCTGGTGGTTTTATGGGTTATCTGAAGAGTGGCAGCACGAAGTCCCTGATTGCAGGTGGAGTTTCTGCTTCCCTCCTGTACGCTGTTTATGCTATGCTTCCAACACAACCTGTTTTGGCATCAGCAATTGGTTTCATCCTCTCAGCTGGACTTCTTGGAGTAATGGGATCTCGTTTTCTGAAGTCAAAGAAGGTTTTTCCAGCTGGTGTTGTCTCCTTTGTGTCTTTTGTTATGACCGGTGGTTATTTGCACGGAATATTGCGCAGTGCGCATTAG